GCTGCCGGTCGTGCGCGTCACCGATCGGGCAGCACCCGGCCTTCACCGCGTCACGCTGCAGCTCCTCGGCCTCGGTGTCGCTGCCCTGGGCCCACCGGGTCAGGCCCCGCCGCAGGCGGCCGCCCTTCACCTCTGTCATGACTCCAGCGTAACCAGCCCGCGGGGTCCCCGGCGCCGGAGGGCCGGATCGGTGCCGAACGGCGTCTCAGACCTCGGTCGGGGGCTGGACCAGTCCACCGGGGACGGTCAGCGGCAGCGGCTCACCCGGCGCGTGCGGAGCGGTGCCGCGCCGCACCACGACGTCGCGCAGCGCGGTCTCGATCAGCCCGTCGTCGTCGGGGTCGAGGGCCGGCTTGCCGAACAGCGTGGCGCGCAGCAGCCAGCGCGGGCCGGCGATCCCGAACACCCGCGACGGCTGGCTCCCGGTCCGGCCGTCGGGGGTGCTCACGTTGAGCACCACGCGCAGCTCGGTCCCCCACGGGCCCTCCGCCTCGGTGGCGGTGCCGCCGCGGCGGGTCACCTCGGCCGCGATCTCGCGGCGGACGTCGTCCCAGATGTCGCCGTGGCGCGGCGCGGCGAACGCGCGCAGCTCCAGCGCGCCCTCCTCGTGGGCCAGCACGGCCGCGACCACCTGCTCGCTGCGCTCGTCGACCTGGAGCTGCAGCTCCAGGCCCTCCTGCAGGCGCAGCACCAGGCTGCCGAGGTCCACCACGTTCGGCTCGTCGGGAACGTCCCGCTCGGAGACGTCCCACGGACCCTGGGCACGCGGAGCGGCAGCGGCGTCCCCGACACCCTCGGCGCTCTCGGCGCCTGCCTGCTCGGTGGCCTCGGTCTCCTCGGACCCCTTCCGGCGGAACTTCACGGTGTCTCCTCGATCTGCTGGGCTTCCAGTGTCTGTGCGGGGCGCCCCTCCAGGAAGCCGCCCGTGGAACCGTACCCGCCCGCGCCGCGGACAGAACCCGGCAGGCGGTCCACCTCGACGAACCGGGCCTGCTCCACCTTCTGCACCACCAGCTGCGCGATCCGGTCCCCACGGTCGAGGACGACGGCCTCCCGCGGATCGAGGTTGATCAGCAGCACCTTGATCTCCCCGCGGTAGCCGGCGTCGACGGTCCCGGGCGCGTTGACGATCGACACCCCGAACCGGGCCGCCAGCCCCGAGCGCGGGTGCACCAGGGCGACGTACCCCTCGGGGAGGGCGATCCCCACGCCGGTGGGGACCAGGGCCCGCTCCCCCGGCTCGAGCCGGACTGCGACGGTGGTGGTCAGGTCGGCGCCGGCGTCACCGGGATGCGCGTAGCCGGGCACCGGGACGCCCGGGTCCAGCCGGTGCAGGAGGATCTCGATCACGTCGGCGACCCTACCGACGCCGGCGCCCCGCCCGGGTGCCAGGATGGGGCCGTCCCGCCGCCCGCACCTGCCCGCGCCGGCCCGTACCAGCCCTGAGAGCCCTGACCCCCGTGAGCACGAAGAGTCCGAGCCCTGCCCACGCCGAGAGGCTCCGGGTGCCGCTGCGCTGGTGGGCGTTGCTGACGATGTTCTCCGCCGCCGTCCTGGTCGCGTTCCTGGTGGCCACCCCGCTCTGGCTGGCGTTGTCCGTGGCCGGCGTGCTGTTCGCGTTGATGGCCGCGGTCTTCCTCGGGTACGGCGCCGCGCGGGTCGCCGTGGAGGACGGCACGCTCTACGCCGGACGGGCCCGGATCGGCGTAGAGCACCTCGGCGTCCCGGTCGCCCTGGACGCCCCGGCGAGCCGCCGGCTGGCCGGCCCGGACGCCGACGCCCGCGCCTACCTGCTGCTGCGTGCCTACGTGAAGCGCTCGGTGCTGGTCCCGGTCGAGGACCCGGCGGACCCGACGCCGTACTGGCTGGTCTCGACCCGGCACCCCGACCGGGTCGCCGCGGCGATCCTCGCCGCACGTGAGGCGCACCCGGCTCCCCGTCCCACGGATGGTTGACTGGCCCCGGATCGGGTAGCAGCCTCAGCCGAGGCGGCGTTGCCGCACGAACGATGAGGAGTTGACGTGGCTGGTTCGAAGGTGTGGTCCTTGATGGGGCTCGCGTCCACGGTGGTGGCCACGGTGGTCGCCCGCAAGGCGCTCACCACCACCTGGAAGGTGGCGACCGGCAAGAAGCCGCCGGTCAACGCGGCGCACCCGGATGTGTCCGTCGGCGAGGCGGTCGCCTGGGCGACCGCGAGCGGTGTGGCGGTCGGCCTGGCCCGGATGCTGGCCTCCCGCAAGGCGGCGGAGTACTACCGCAAGTCGACCGGGCACCTGCCGGCCAACCTGGAGGACGTCGAGGTCTGAGCGGCGCCCTCCCGCACGACGCAGAGGAGGCCGGACCCGTCGGGTCCGGCCTCCTTCGTGCGCGACTCACATGCAGTCGCGGCAGATCATCTTCTTCTCGTCCGCGAGCTGGCTGCGGTGGTGCACCAGGAAGCAGCTCATGCAGGTGAACTCGTCGTCCTGGCGCGGCCGCACCTCCACGGCGAGCTCCTCGTGGGAGAGGTCGGCTCCGGGAAGCTCGAACGACTCGGCGGCCTCCGCCTCGTCCTCGTCCACCTTGCCCGAGTTCTTGTCGTGCCGGCGAGCCTTCAGCTCCTCGAGGCTTTCCTCGCCCTGCTCCTCGTCGTTCTTGCGAGGAGCGTCGTAATCAGTTGCCATTGTGCGTCTCCTGGCCCCCGTGTCCTTGTTCTCGTCGGTCACGAAGCCGATGTCTGCCGGCTTCGGTGGGTCTGCGTCGCGAAGTTCGTCGTGAGGCTGCGTGGCGGATTGTGCACCATGAGGCCCCTGTCGTGCACGGCGATCCCATCAGGTGTCGGTCGACGTGCTCGACCGCGAACCGGTCTCCGGCCCGCGGCTCCGCCCCGTCGAGGGTCACACATCGTCCACGCAGCGCTCACAACAGGGGCGGGGTCGGCTCTATTCCCGCGGCACCGCCGGGTCGATCGGGTCGTCCGCTCACCCGGTCAGGCCGACCCGCTCCACGAGTGCGGCGAAGTCGGCGAACCCGTCGGCCGGCGCGGCCACCACCAGCCGCTTGCCACCCACGCCGGTCCCCTGCCACACCCGGGCCCCGGCCTCCTCGGCGACCAGACCGCCCGCGGCGAGGTCCCACTCGTGCAGGCCCTCCTCGACGTAGGCGTCGGTGCGGCCGGCCCCGACGTAGCAGAGGTCGAGGGCCGCGGAGCCGAGGCGGCGTACGTCGCGCACCTCGCCCAGCAGCCGGGCCACCGCCTGCGCCTGCGCCACCCGGGTGGACCGCTCGTAGCTGAAGCCGGTGATCACCAGCCGCTGATCGAGCGGCACCACCGGACGCACCCGGATCGGGGCGCCGTCGAGGAAGGCGCCGCCGCCCCGGGTCGCGGTGAAGCACTCCCCCTTCACGACGTCCAGGACCACCCCGGCGACCACCTGCTCGCCGGCCCTGGCGGCGATGGAGACGGCGTACTGCGGGATGCCGTAGAGGAAGTTGACGGTGCCGTCGATCGGGTCGACGACCCAGGTGACCCCGGTGCTGGAGTCCGAGGACTCCCCCTCCTCGCCGACGAAGCCGTCGCCGGGACGCTCCTCGAGCAGCCGGGCCCGGATCAGCTCCTCGGAACGGTGGTCGACCTCGGTGACCACGTCGGTGGGGCTGGTCTTGGTCGCCGCCACCTCCACGCCCTCGCGGCGCAGCCGCAGCACCTCGGCCGCCGCCTCCCGGGCCACCCGCTCGGCCAGCGCGAGCAGCTGGTCCCGGTCGACGTCGCTCGTCGTCCCCGTCATCCTCAGTCCTGCCCGCACAGCGCGGGGCGGGGTCCGCGGGCGTTGGCGCAGCAGCCGGCCGGGCACACGTCCCACGACGGCGGCTGCGAGCCGACGGCGGGGCGGGCGACGTCCTTGCCCTGCTCGACCGCGGCACGCTCGACCACGAGCTCGCGGACCATGGCGACGAACCGGGGGTCGAGCCCCGCCGTCGCGGCCCGTCCGAACTCCAGCCCGAGCTTCTCCGCGGTCGCCTTGGCCTCGGTGTCGAGGTCGTAGATCACCTCCATGTGGTCGGAGACGAAGCCGATCGGCACCACCACGACCGCCTCCGTGCCCTCGCGGGCCAGCTCCTCCATCCGGTCGTTGACGTCGGGCTCCAGCCACGGGATGTGCGGCGGGCCGGAGCGGGAGCAGTAGACCAGCTCGGAGACGTAGCGGTGCCCGGTCTCCTGCCGCACCCGCTCGACGATCTCCTCCATCACGCTGCGGTGCTGGGAGACGTAGGCGCCGCCGCGCCCGCTCTGGTCGTTCATCAGCGTCGGCACCGAGTGGGTCACGAACAGCAGCCGGGCGTCGTGGCGGACCGCGTCGCTGAGCTCGGCCAGCGCGGTCAGCGTCGCGTCGACGTTGGGCTCCACGAAGCCCGGGTGGTTGTAGTAGTGCCGCAGCTTGTCCAGCCGCGGCGCCCCGGCGCCGACGTCGGCGACCGCGTCGGCGAGGTTCTCGCGGTACTGGCGGCACCCGGAGTAGGAGGAGTACGCGCTGGTGACCAAGCACACGGCCCGCTTGACGCCGTCGGCCTCCATCCGGCGCAGGGTGTCGGCGAGGTAGGGGTCCCAGTTGCGGTTGCCCCAGTAGACCGGGAGGTCGATCCCCGAGGTGCGGAAGTCCTCCTCGATGGCGCCGAGCAGCGCCCGGTTCTGGTCGTTGATCGGGCTGCGGCCGCCGAAGGCGAAGTAGTGCTCGCCGACCTCCTCCAGGCGCTCGCGGGGGATGCCCCGACCCCGGGTGACGTTCTCCAGGAACGGGACGACGTCCTCGGGCTTCTCGGGGCCGCCGAAGGAGACCAGCAGGAACGCGTCGTAGGGCGCAGTGTCGGATGCCATGCGGTCATCTTAGGAAGGCGGGCACAACCCTAGGATTCGCTTCGATGATCTCCACCTACCGGCGCGCGCTGGGGCTGCCCGGCGCGCTCGCCTTCTCCGCCAGCGGCCTGGTCGCCCGGCTGCCCATCTCGATGGTCACGCTGGGCATCGTGCTGCTGGTGAGCACCCGCACGGGCTCCTACTCGTTGGCCGGGTCGGTGTCGGCGGCGTACCTGGTCCCGAACGCGGTGTGCGCGGTGCCGCTCGCACGGCTGGTCGACCGGCGCGGCCAGAGCCGGGTGCTGCTGCCGGCGGTGCTGGTGTTCGGGCTCGGGCTCTCGTTGATGATGACCGCGGTGGAGCTCGGCTGGCCGACGCCGGTGCCGCACCTGTTCGCGGCGGTCTCGGGCGCGGCGATGCCCCAGATCGGCTCCTGCGTGCGGGCCCGCTGGTCGCGGATCGTCCCGGACAAGCGGCTGCTCCAGACGGCGTTCGCGATCGAGGCGGTCGCCGACGAGACCGTCTTCATCGTCGGACCGGCGCTGGTCACCCTGCTGGCCACGCTGCTGCACCCGCTCGCCGGGTTGGGCTGCGCGGTGGTGGCGGCGCTCGCCGGTACGGCGGCCCTGGTCGCGCAGAAGGCCACCGAGCCACCGCCGTCCGGCGCCGGCCACGGCGGCCGGCAGGCAGGCCCGATCGGCTGGTGGGTGATCGGCCCGCTGACCGCGTGCGCGTTCACGCTGGGCATCCTGTTCGGCGGGGCCGAGGTCGCGACGGTCGCCTTCGCCGAGGAGCTGGGCCGCAAGCCGCTGTCCGGATTCCTGCTGGGTGTCTGGGCGCTGGGCAGCCTGCTGGCCGGTCTCGTCGTGGGTGCGGTCCGGCTGCGCGCGGGCAGCGCCGCCCGGTTCCGGTGGGGGCTGCTGAGCCTGGCGCTGCTGATGACGCCGCTGCCGTTCGTGCAGAGTCTGTGGCTGATGACGGTGCTGCTGTTCCTGGCCGGCTTCGCGATCTCGCCGACCTTGATCGCCAGCGTGGCGTGGGTCGAGGAGACGGTGCCGTCCTCGCGGATCACCGAGGGCATCGCGATCACGACCACCGGGCTGGCGGCGGGAGTGGCGCCGGGTGCCGCCGTGGTCGGCGTGGTCATCGACGCCTACGGCGCCTCGGTGAGCTACTGGGTGCCGGCCGCCGCCGGCTTCGTGGGCGCCGCGGTCGCGTTCACGGCGTGGCCGTGGCAGCGGGGTCGGACGGCGGCGCGGCCGGTAGCGCCCAGCGGATCCCCCGGGTGACCACCTCGCCGGCGGCCCGCACCACGGTGGCCTCGGTCACCGGCAGGTAGGGCAGCACCAGCTTGCGCCGGGCCCACCAGGGCAGCAGCCCGACCGCGGCGGCCGACAGGGCGGCGTACGGCGGACGGGCCAGCAGCGGCAGCGGCGGGTTGAGCAGCAGGAACCGCGCGGTCTCCCGGGCCTTGGGGGTGCCGGCCAGCTCGGGGCGGTAGCCGCGCAGCTGCTCGGCCAGCTCGGCCTCGCTGCCGGGCACGTCGAGGGCGCCCAGCGCCTGCGCCACCCGTCCGGACTCGGCGACGTAGGCGTCCCGACCGGCCTGGTCGAGCGGCCGGGCGCCGTAGGTCTGGTGGGCGCGCAGGAAGCTGTCCACCTCCGCGACGTGCACCCAGCGGAGCAGGTGCGGGTCCGAGGCGGCGTACGGGCGACCGTCCGGCGCGACCCCGACCACCGTCTCGTGGACCCGACGGATCGCCGCGACCATCTTCTCCGCGTCCGCTGCCGTGCCGAACGTGGTCACGGCGAGGAAGTGGCTGGTGCGTTGCAGCCGGCCCCAGGCGTCGCCCTTGAAGCCGGAGTGGTCGGCCACGCCGGCCATCGCGAGCGGGTGCAGCGACTGGAGCAGCAGCGCCCGGAGGCCGCCGATGAACATCGAGGCGTCGGCGTGCACCTGGCGGATCGCGCTGTCCTCGGCGAACCAGCGCTCCCCGTCCGCCCCGTGGATCCGGTCGCGCCGGCGGGGTCCCTCGGGGCCGGCCACCCGCTCGAAGAGCCGCTCGCCCACGCTCCGACGGAGCCCCTCGATCACGCCTGTCACCGGTTCGGTCGCCACCTCGTCGAGAGTAGCCAGTCGCCTCCAACGACTGCTCTAGGCTCCAGCCATGGGAGGAAGCCATCACTGGCAGAGCTGGTCCGGGCTGAGCCAGGCACGACCGGCGCGGGTGCTGAGGCCTGCCGACGCCGGCGAGGTGGCCGACGCCGTGGTCGCCGCCCGCCGCAACGGTCTGCGCGTGAAGATGGTCGGCTCCGGCCACTCCTTCACCGACATCGCGGTCACCGACGGGCTGCTGCTGCGCCCGGACCGGCTGACCGGGATCCGCGCGGTCGACCGGGCGGCGATGACGGTGACCGTCGAGGCTGGCACCACGCTGCGCGACCTGAACGCACGGCTGGAGGCGCTCGGGCTGGCCCTGCACAACCTCGGCGACATCGACGCCCAGACCGTGGCCGGGGCGATCTCGACCGGCACGCACGGCGCCGGGGGCCGCTGGGCCTCGCTGTCCGCGCAGGTGGTGGCGGTCGAGCTGGTGCTCGCCGACGGCACCCTGCTGGTCGCCTCGGAGCACGAGGACCCGGACCTGTTCGAGGCGGCCCGGCTCGGCCTCGGCGCGGTCGGGGTGCTGACCGCGGTCACGTTCGCCGTCGAGCCGGCGTTCCTCCTCCAGGCCACCGAGTGGCCGATCGCCTGGTCGGAGATCGTCGACGTGCTCGACGACCTGGCCGCCGAGCACCACCACGTCGACCTGCACTGGTTCCCGCACACCGAGCGGGCGCTGGCCAAGGTCAACGACCGGACCCTGGACGGCGCGGCGCCGCTGTCCCGGGCCCGCGCCTGGTTCGAGGACGACCTGATGGCCAACGGCGCCTTCGGGGCGATCAACCGGGTCGGCAACTCCTCTCCCCGGCTAGTGCCCGCGCTGAACCGGCTGGCGGCGCGCGGGCTCTCCACCCGGGAGTACGTCGACGTCTCGCACCGGGTGCTGGTCAGCGAGCGCCGGGTCCGGTTCAAGGAGATGGAGTACGCCGTCCCGCGCGAGGCGGCGCTCGCGGCGCTCGCCGAGGCCCGGCGGGTGATGGAGCGCGGCGGCTGGCCGGTCAGCTTCCCGGTCGAGATCCGGCCCACCCCGGCCGACGACCTGTGGCTGTCCACCTCGTCGGGGCACGCCTCGGTCTACCTCGCCTTCCACGTCAACGCGGCGACCGACCACACCGGCTACTTCGGGGCGGTCGAGCGCGTGCTGCTCGACCACGGCGGCCGGCCGCACTGGGGCAAGGTGCACACCTGCTCCGCGGAGGCTCTCGCGACGGCGTACCCGAGCTGGGGGCGGTTCCAGGCAGTCCGCGACCGGGTCGACCCCGAACGGGTCTTCGGCAACCCCTACCTCGAGAAGGTGCTCGGCCCATGACACGCAGCGCACGCCCGGTCCCGCAGCGGCCCGGCCCCGGACAGGAGTCCGTCTGGGACTACCCCCGCCCACCCCGGCTGGAGCCGGAGCCGGCCCGCGTCGAGGTCGTGCTCGGCGGCGTCGTCGTGGCGAGCACCACCGCCGCGCTGCGGGTCCTCGAGACCAGCCACCCGCCGACCTACTACCTGCCGGTCGCCGACTTCCTGCCCGGCAGCCTGAGGCCCGCGGACGGCAGCTCGTTCTGCGAGTGGAAGGGCCGCGCGGCCTACCTCGACGTGCTCGGCGGCGACGCGGTGGCCCCGCGCGCGGCCTGGACGTACCCGGACCCGACCCCGGCGTTCGCGGCGCTGCGCGACCACGTGGCGCTCTACCCCGCGGCGATGGACCGGTGCACGGTGGACGGCGAGGTGGTGCGTCCGCAGCCCGGCGGCTTCTACGGCGGCTGGATCACCTCGCGGGTGGTCGGCCCGTTCAAGGGTGAGCCGGGCACGAACGGCTGGTGACCCGCCCGGGACCACCCACGAGCCGCCTTTTCGGCTCGACCGGTGCGTCGTGCGTCAGCCGCGCGCCTCGTGGTGGGCGCGGACGTAGGCGTCGAAGCCCGGCAGGGTGAACCGCAGTCGTCCGTGGCCGGCCGGCTCGATGATCCCCTTGTCGAGCAGCCGGTCCCGGGGCACGCTGATCGCCCGGCTGTCCCGGCCCATCCGGGTGGCGATGACGCTGCGGGCGGCGGCCTCGTGGCCGTCGGCGGCCATGGCGACCATGAACTCCTGCTCCAGGAGCGTCGCGGCGCGCCACCGGGCCCGGTACATCGTCCGCAGCTGCTCGGTGGCCGCCGGCAACCCGGCCGCGACGTGCGCCGCGCCGACCCGGTCGCCGGGCGACGGGGCGGCGGCGTTCCAGGCGGCATGGGCCATCAGCTGCAGGAAGTAGGGGTAGCCGCGGGCCTCGGACTCCACCGCTCTCACCGCGTCCGGGTCCCAGTCGACCTCGAGCATCCGCGCCGGTCCGACCAGCGCCTCCTTCGAGGCGTCGTCGTCCAGCAGGGACAGCGCGACGAACGCGGACCGTTCGCCGAAGGTCGCGGCGCGGGTCAGCTCCTCGGGGGTGGAGGGAAGCCCGGCGCCGATCACCGCGAGCGGGTTCTCGGCGCGGGCACCGTCGAGGTTCTGCAGCGCGTTGAGGAAGGTGGCGGTGTCGGTGCGCAGCGGTGCGTGCAGCTCGTCGAGGAAGACGACCAGGCCGGCGCCGAACCGGCCGCGGACCCGGGTGGCGGCCTCGTGCAGCAGGTCCTCGACCGCGGCGATGGGCGCCGCCGGCGGCGCGACCGCGGCCGGCCGGCTCACCTCGGCGGTCAGCTTGGCGCCGGGCGGGCCGACGGCGAGCGAGATCTTCTCCAGCCGGTCGCTCCAGCGGCCCTGCTGCCTAGCGGGCACCACCTCGGCGGTGGTCAGGGCGCGCGCCACCCGGTTCACCAGCTCGGGCAGGAACGGCTGCCGGCGGCTGCAGGAGACCCAGGCGGTGACGAAGCCGTGCTCGACGGCGTCGCGCTGGCTGTCGCGCAGCAGCGAGGTCTTGCCGACGCCGCGCGGAGCGTGGAAGACCAGCAGCGGGCCGCCGAGCTCCCCGAACGTGTCGACGCGGGACAGGTAGCCCCGGATCCGGTCGGACTCGGGCCCGCGGCCGGCGAGCACCCGCGGCACCTGGCCGGGCGTGTACGGGTTGGGGAGCACCGGCACCTCCGAGATACCTTGTTATACCTCGCCGAAGTATAACGAGATGCGCCGACAGTCCGGCGCACCCTCGAGCTCGGGGCCGACAGCTCAGACGCTGGCGCCGCCCGAGGGGCGCGGCGCCTCCCAGCCCCGCCGGATCGCGAGCAGCCGCCAGCCGAAGCACACCAGCGCCGCGGGACCCGCCACAGCGGCCGTCGGCAGACCCGCCTGCACGCCGACCACCGCCAGTCCCGCGCCGACGAGCGCCGGGGTGGCGTACAGGTCGCCGCGCAGCACGACCGGGACCCGCCCGGCGAGCACGTCGCGGGCGATGCCTCCGCCGATGCCGGTGAGCATGCCCAGCAGCGCGGCCGGGAGCGGCCCGAGCCCGTAGGCCTGCGCCTTGAGCGCGCCGGTCACGCAGAACAGCGCGAGGCCGGCCGCGTCGAACACGGTCACCAGCCGCTCCATCCGCCCCAGCGAGGGATGGAAGCGGAACACCAGCAGGCCGGCCGCGACCGGCACCAGCAGGTAGCGCCAGTCCCGCAGCGACGCCGGCGGCACCGCGCCGATCAGCACGTCGCGCAGGAAGCCGCCCCCCAGGCCGGTGGTGCCCGCCAGCATGATGACGCCGAAGACGTCGAGCTCCTTGCGGACCGCGACCAGTCCGCCGGAGAGCGCGAAGACGAAGATGCCGAGCAGGTCGAGCCCGATCAGCACGCCGGCCACGTCCACGGGGCCCACGGAGCTGTCGAGGAGGGCGGGCACGCAGGTCAGGCTAGGGCACCGGGGGCAAACAGCGGCGGCCGCGCGGCGACGGCTACCGGTGCGCACGACCGGCCTGAAGTAGGCTCACCGGAACGACGACGAGGTAGAGGGAGCACGCGCCCGCGATGAAGGAGCAGGACCTCACACTCGTGGGGCTGACCGAGGACAAGTCCAAGCTCGTCCTGGTCAGCGACTCGGGTGAGGAGTTCACCCTCGCCGTGGACGCCCGGCTCCGGGCCGCCCTCCGCGGTGACCACGCGCAACTAGC
The DNA window shown above is from Nocardioides mesophilus and carries:
- a CDS encoding DUF3710 domain-containing protein translates to MKFRRKGSEETEATEQAGAESAEGVGDAAAAPRAQGPWDVSERDVPDEPNVVDLGSLVLRLQEGLELQLQVDERSEQVVAAVLAHEEGALELRAFAAPRHGDIWDDVRREIAAEVTRRGGTATEAEGPWGTELRVVLNVSTPDGRTGSQPSRVFGIAGPRWLLRATLFGKPALDPDDDGLIETALRDVVVRRGTAPHAPGEPLPLTVPGGLVQPPTEV
- a CDS encoding DUF427 domain-containing protein; the encoded protein is MTRSARPVPQRPGPGQESVWDYPRPPRLEPEPARVEVVLGGVVVASTTAALRVLETSHPPTYYLPVADFLPGSLRPADGSSFCEWKGRAAYLDVLGGDAVAPRAAWTYPDPTPAFAALRDHVALYPAAMDRCTVDGEVVRPQPGGFYGGWITSRVVGPFKGEPGTNGW
- a CDS encoding MFS transporter; translation: MISTYRRALGLPGALAFSASGLVARLPISMVTLGIVLLVSTRTGSYSLAGSVSAAYLVPNAVCAVPLARLVDRRGQSRVLLPAVLVFGLGLSLMMTAVELGWPTPVPHLFAAVSGAAMPQIGSCVRARWSRIVPDKRLLQTAFAIEAVADETVFIVGPALVTLLATLLHPLAGLGCAVVAALAGTAALVAQKATEPPPSGAGHGGRQAGPIGWWVIGPLTACAFTLGILFGGAEVATVAFAEELGRKPLSGFLLGVWALGSLLAGLVVGAVRLRAGSAARFRWGLLSLALLMTPLPFVQSLWLMTVLLFLAGFAISPTLIASVAWVEETVPSSRITEGIAITTTGLAAGVAPGAAVVGVVIDAYGASVSYWVPAAAGFVGAAVAFTAWPWQRGRTAARPVAPSGSPG
- a CDS encoding ferrochelatase, with translation MASDTAPYDAFLLVSFGGPEKPEDVVPFLENVTRGRGIPRERLEEVGEHYFAFGGRSPINDQNRALLGAIEEDFRTSGIDLPVYWGNRNWDPYLADTLRRMEADGVKRAVCLVTSAYSSYSGCRQYRENLADAVADVGAGAPRLDKLRHYYNHPGFVEPNVDATLTALAELSDAVRHDARLLFVTHSVPTLMNDQSGRGGAYVSQHRSVMEEIVERVRQETGHRYVSELVYCSRSGPPHIPWLEPDVNDRMEELAREGTEAVVVVPIGFVSDHMEVIYDLDTEAKATAEKLGLEFGRAATAGLDPRFVAMVRELVVERAAVEQGKDVARPAVGSQPPSWDVCPAGCCANARGPRPALCGQD
- a CDS encoding ATP-binding protein, with amino-acid sequence MLPNPYTPGQVPRVLAGRGPESDRIRGYLSRVDTFGELGGPLLVFHAPRGVGKTSLLRDSQRDAVEHGFVTAWVSCSRRQPFLPELVNRVARALTTAEVVPARQQGRWSDRLEKISLAVGPPGAKLTAEVSRPAAVAPPAAPIAAVEDLLHEAATRVRGRFGAGLVVFLDELHAPLRTDTATFLNALQNLDGARAENPLAVIGAGLPSTPEELTRAATFGERSAFVALSLLDDDASKEALVGPARMLEVDWDPDAVRAVESEARGYPYFLQLMAHAAWNAAAPSPGDRVGAAHVAAGLPAATEQLRTMYRARWRAATLLEQEFMVAMAADGHEAAARSVIATRMGRDSRAISVPRDRLLDKGIIEPAGHGRLRFTLPGFDAYVRAHHEARG
- a CDS encoding inositol monophosphatase family protein; this translates as MTGTTSDVDRDQLLALAERVAREAAAEVLRLRREGVEVAATKTSPTDVVTEVDHRSEELIRARLLEERPGDGFVGEEGESSDSSTGVTWVVDPIDGTVNFLYGIPQYAVSIAARAGEQVVAGVVLDVVKGECFTATRGGGAFLDGAPIRVRPVVPLDQRLVITGFSYERSTRVAQAQAVARLLGEVRDVRRLGSAALDLCYVGAGRTDAYVEEGLHEWDLAAGGLVAEEAGARVWQGTGVGGKRLVVAAPADGFADFAALVERVGLTG
- a CDS encoding D-arabinono-1,4-lactone oxidase, with the protein product MGGSHHWQSWSGLSQARPARVLRPADAGEVADAVVAARRNGLRVKMVGSGHSFTDIAVTDGLLLRPDRLTGIRAVDRAAMTVTVEAGTTLRDLNARLEALGLALHNLGDIDAQTVAGAISTGTHGAGGRWASLSAQVVAVELVLADGTLLVASEHEDPDLFEAARLGLGAVGVLTAVTFAVEPAFLLQATEWPIAWSEIVDVLDDLAAEHHHVDLHWFPHTERALAKVNDRTLDGAAPLSRARAWFEDDLMANGAFGAINRVGNSSPRLVPALNRLAARGLSTREYVDVSHRVLVSERRVRFKEMEYAVPREAALAALAEARRVMERGGWPVSFPVEIRPTPADDLWLSTSSGHASVYLAFHVNAATDHTGYFGAVERVLLDHGGRPHWGKVHTCSAEALATAYPSWGRFQAVRDRVDPERVFGNPYLEKVLGP
- a CDS encoding DUF3093 domain-containing protein, with translation MSTKSPSPAHAERLRVPLRWWALLTMFSAAVLVAFLVATPLWLALSVAGVLFALMAAVFLGYGAARVAVEDGTLYAGRARIGVEHLGVPVALDAPASRRLAGPDADARAYLLLRAYVKRSVLVPVEDPADPTPYWLVSTRHPDRVAAAILAAREAHPAPRPTDG
- a CDS encoding trimeric intracellular cation channel family protein → MPALLDSSVGPVDVAGVLIGLDLLGIFVFALSGGLVAVRKELDVFGVIMLAGTTGLGGGFLRDVLIGAVPPASLRDWRYLLVPVAAGLLVFRFHPSLGRMERLVTVFDAAGLALFCVTGALKAQAYGLGPLPAALLGMLTGIGGGIARDVLAGRVPVVLRGDLYATPALVGAGLAVVGVQAGLPTAAVAGPAALVCFGWRLLAIRRGWEAPRPSGGASV
- a CDS encoding DUF4193 domain-containing protein; translation: MATDYDAPRKNDEEQGEESLEELKARRHDKNSGKVDEDEAEAAESFELPGADLSHEELAVEVRPRQDDEFTCMSCFLVHHRSQLADEKKMICRDCM
- the dut gene encoding dUTP diphosphatase, with translation MIEILLHRLDPGVPVPGYAHPGDAGADLTTTVAVRLEPGERALVPTGVGIALPEGYVALVHPRSGLAARFGVSIVNAPGTVDAGYRGEIKVLLINLDPREAVVLDRGDRIAQLVVQKVEQARFVEVDRLPGSVRGAGGYGSTGGFLEGRPAQTLEAQQIEETP
- a CDS encoding DUF4235 domain-containing protein — translated: MAGSKVWSLMGLASTVVATVVARKALTTTWKVATGKKPPVNAAHPDVSVGEAVAWATASGVAVGLARMLASRKAAEYYRKSTGHLPANLEDVEV
- a CDS encoding oxygenase MpaB family protein, translating into MATEPVTGVIEGLRRSVGERLFERVAGPEGPRRRDRIHGADGERWFAEDSAIRQVHADASMFIGGLRALLLQSLHPLAMAGVADHSGFKGDAWGRLQRTSHFLAVTTFGTAADAEKMVAAIRRVHETVVGVAPDGRPYAASDPHLLRWVHVAEVDSFLRAHQTYGARPLDQAGRDAYVAESGRVAQALGALDVPGSEAELAEQLRGYRPELAGTPKARETARFLLLNPPLPLLARPPYAALSAAAVGLLPWWARRKLVLPYLPVTEATVVRAAGEVVTRGIRWALPAAPPSDPAATATP